GATTTATATTGACTGTGGTGGGTGATGAGGAGGTTTCCGATAAGGTCTATTGATTGGCGGCTTAGTTTACTCTGCACGTGTGACAAAAAACTATCGAGTTCTTGGCTTGCTCGAATAGGACACGATAATCTGGTATTGGGCTGGCAGTCACGATGAATATGAGCTGTTATTGATAAATAAATGAGTAAAAAATCGAAACCGCCCAGCAAGTCGCTGAATCGGACGCGCGCTCTAGGGATAGTTCTAAATGGTTTTGAGTTTCAACGCGCGCACCGGTTAGCTTATCGTTTAGCCGTTTTATGAATTGCGCATTGCAACTCCTTTTGAGCATATTTCTGCTTGCCGGCCTGTCCGGCTGCATGCCATCTAATAACGTCGTGCGAATTACCGAGACCGAGGCCGCGGCACCAGACATCAACCGCTCTGTGGTCATATTTGGAATTGGCGTAGAGGGTGCTTGGGAATATCTGCGGTTTGCCATCGTGCTTGACGAATACGACACAGAGCGCCAGTCCATAACTGGAAACTGTTGGCGCTACAACAAAATGGAAGCCTCTGTGCCGAAAGATTCAAAGGCTGTGCAACGTTTTGCCTTTGAAGTTGAACCGGGCTACTACTCGTTTAGCGGCTTTAACGCAGTAAAGCTTATTGGCCCGGGTACGTTTTTGGCACCCGCAGGACAGATTGTTTACCTTGGTGACTTCATCTACTCTGGCGAGCGCACGATTGTTCTTCGCCGCAGCGACGACACAATGAAAAGAGAAGTGCTGAAGGAGTATCCAAGCTTGATCGACAAAATCACTTTTGCCAAAGCCATTTCTGTTGCAGCGCCCAAGATATTTTTATGCACACCATGAAGACGGTTAACCCTGCGTCCACCGGACGTTGCGTGATAAAGCCGAGCAACGCCGGTGACCTCCACGTTGTTGCGCCGAGAAAAAGCTCGGCGTATCTTGTAGGGTGAAAGTTCCTGTCGGGAAAGGGCTAGCTACCCACCCGTATCGAATGTTGCTCTCATTGCGGAGCGGGGTAACCAATAGACCTTATCGGAAACCTCCTCATCACCCACCACAGTCAATATAAATCATGAGGTTGCGTTGTCCGGCAGAGCTAGGTAGGGGGTTTCCGATAAGGTCTATTCAACAAGCCATCAAAAATGCGGGCCATATTCTGGAATATTTACCCCCTTATTCACCAGATTTCAATCCCATCGAACATAAGTGGGCGCAATTAAAGGCGATTGACAAAAGAGAACGCCGTACTACCGAGGAAGTCTTCGCAAATTATGCGTAATCATTTTATGGTGGCTTTGCTATAGCATAATAGAGTGAATTTTATGGACCTGTTTACGGTTCGTGACCTACGGGAACGTACCGGTGAGTTGATCCGAGATGCCGAGGCGGGCAAGCTTTCTCTGGTGACCAAGCATGGGCAGCCGATTTTTGTAGCAGTACCGCTGGATGAACAGATGATCCAGGCCGGGTTGCCTGGCGTTCGCCATGCGGCTTTACGAAGAAGAGGTGCTGAGTCTCGGTAAAGCCGCGCGGCTTGCCCGGTTGTCACTGGAAGCTTTCATCGAGAAACTCGGTGCGGCGGGTATCCCGGTCGTTCGTTACGACACCCAGGAACTTGATAGCGAACTGGCTGCGCTTGGCTAAACGCATCGTCACCAACGCGGGGCCACTGATCGCGCTCGCGCGGATTGAGCGGCTGAATTTGTTACCCAAGTTGTTCGCAGAAATTGTTGTTCTCCGACCGGTGGTCGAGGAGTGCACGGCGTTTCCCCGGAAATAGGGTGCCGCCGCCATCGCCCAGGCGGTGAAGGATCGGGTATTCACCCTACAGACGGTTAAAGGATTGGCGGTTGGTGACGCACCCCCCTTCTTTGGGATTTGGGGACTGGGGGGAATAGAGATATCCAACCAACCTAAACTCCCGGTGTTGTTGGGCGGCAAAAACGGGAGGGGGGTTTGCCGGCCCCCCGGGGGCGGGGTGGTGGGGGGTGGTGGTATTTCGGGTGTGTCTTCTCCAAATCAAAATTAAAAAAATATCAAAAAAACCCCAATTCCCCCCCATACAAAACACGCGCCCCCCCACCCCCCCCCCCCCCCCCCCCCCCCCCGGGGGGGGGGGGGGGGTGTGCCCCCCCCCCCCCCCGGGTGGGGGGGGGGGGGGGGGGGGGGGGCAAGTAGGTGGCAACTTGGGTTATATATTACGCGAGCGTTGGACCGGGAAATGGCATGAGATAATGATATGCCAAAGCGGCTCCTCTACGCGATGCGGATGATGCGTTAATATTCTCCCAACCGTCCAGCGAGAGATACCGGAAAACGACCGCTCTGATCGGGGGAACCGAGAAGTGAAAGGATCTGGCGGATCTGAGGCTGTGAATTGGGGCGGGGAGTAATCGCACCGGTAATTTGCCAAATCCCTTGAGAATTTAACCAAAGCTG
Above is a window of Gammaproteobacteria bacterium DNA encoding:
- a CDS encoding hypothetical protein (Evidence 5 : Unknown function): MDLFTVRDLRERTGELIRDAEAGKLSLVTKHGQPIFVAVPLDEQMIQAGLPGVRHAALRRRGAESR
- a CDS encoding hypothetical protein (Evidence 5 : Unknown function), with the protein product MRLRCPAELGRGFPIRSIQQAIKNAGHILEYLPPYSPDFNPIEHKWAQLKAIDKRERRTTEEVFANYA
- a CDS encoding hypothetical protein (Evidence 5 : Unknown function), with amino-acid sequence MRLYEEEVLSLGKAARLARLSLEAFIEKLGAAGIPVVRYDTQELDSELAALG
- a CDS encoding hypothetical protein (Evidence 5 : Unknown function), whose product is MKDRVFTLQTVKGLAVGDAPPFFGIWGLGGIEISNQPKLPVLLGGKNGRGVCRPPGGGVVGGGGISGVSSPNQN